From Chthoniobacterales bacterium:
GTTGAAATACGGCTTCGGCCGCGAAGGACAGGACTTGTCGCTCGAGGAACTCCAACGCCGCTTCCTCAACTGGCGTCTCTACAAAGACCTCTCCGGCGGACCGATTTCCGATCTCGGAGCGCACCAGATCGACATCTTCAACTGGTTTTTAGGCGGCCCGCCCAAGTCCGTGATCGCCTCGGGCGGGTGCGATTACTTCAAAGACCGCGAGCACTTCGACAATGTCATGTGCATTTTCGACTATGACACGCCGGAGGGCGGGGCGCGGGCCTTTTACCAGGTTCTCACCACAACCAGTGCGGGGGGCGGCTATGCGGAATCGTTCATGGGCACCGAGGGAACAATCACCATCTCCGAACGCTCGGCGTTCACGAAAATCTACCGCGAGCCCGGCTCGGCCCCGAGCTGGGAACCGCTCGTGCAGCAAGGATGGCTCAAAAAGGCAACCGCCCCGGCCGCGCCAGCCGACTCTTCCGACGCCATCGCGTCGTATGCCTCCGCCGCGCCCGAGGGATTCGAGCTGCCGGGCGACCTGAACCTGCCGCCCCATGAACCGCATCTCGCCAATTTCTTCGCGGCCATCCGGGGTGACGCAAAACTCAATTGCGATGCCCGGGAGGCCCTTGAGTCCGAAGCGCCCATTTACTGGGTAAACCCCGCCGCCGAACGCAACGAAACCATCCTGCTTACCGAAGAACACCTCCACACATGAAGAAAACGATACTTCTAGCCCTGCTGTCCGCCTCCGCGCCGTTCGTCCGCGCCGAAGGCACCATCTCCCTGAAGACCACGATTCCTCCGGAGAAAATCGAGGGAACGCCGATCGAGGTGAAAATCCCCAACCTTAAGCCCGCCGATACCAAGGCTCCCGAAATCCAAGTGCCCGCAGGCACGGAGCTGCTCTCGAAGGGCAAGCCCGTCACCGCCAGCGACGATTTTCCGATCATCGGCGATCTGGCCTATGTCACCGACGGCGAAAAGGATGCCGGCGAAGGCTATTTTGTCGAGTTGGCCAACGGGCTCCAATGGGTGCAGATCGATCTCGAACAAGAGGCTGACATTCAGGCGATCTGGGTCTGGCACTTCCACTCGCAGCGACGCGCTTACCACGACGTCGTGGTCCAGATCTCGAACGATCCGACCTTCGCATCCGGCGTCACCACGGTCTTCAACAACGACTTCGACAACTCCGCTTCACTCGGCAAAGGCTCCGACGCACCCTACATCGAAACGCAATACGGGCTGCTCGTTCCGGTCAAAGGGGTCAAGGGCCGCTACGTCCGTCTTTACACCCAGGGAAACACCTCGAACGACATGAACCACTACATCGAGGTCGAGGTTTTCGGAACACCCGCCAAGTAAAATGCCGCCATGCGCCTGCGCACCCGCTTACCCGATGTGCTGGTTGCCGCCACCCTCGCGACCGCCTGCCGGGCCGCGGCTCCTCCGGGCACGAACCATTCGGTCTTCCAACCCCACCCGGACACCTCCCTGACCGCGAACGGGGCTTGGAGTTTGCACGATCGGAACAGGCCTTGGCCTCCCCGGGTCGAACCGAAAAAAGGGACGGAACTGGCCGACGGGGCCATCGCTCCGGAGGATGCTAAAGTCCTCTTCGACGGCAGCAATCTCGATGCCTGGATCGTCCCGCATCCTTGGATCATGACAAACGGCGTCATCCAAGTGCGGCCCGTGAACATGTCGCTCGAGAGCAAAGAGGTTTTCGGCTCGTGCCGGCTTCACCTCGAATGGAAAACCAATCCCGGCCATCCGGAGAAAACCGACCAGGACCGCGGAAACAGCGGGGTTTTCCTCATGTCCACCTACGAGATCCAAATTCTGGATACCTACGAGAACAAAACCTACGCGGACGGAATGGCCGGGGCCCTTTACGGAGTGAAGCCACCGGATGCCGATGCGCTGAAACCCCCGGGTGAATGGCAGCATTATGACATTT
This genomic window contains:
- a CDS encoding twin-arginine translocation signal domain-containing protein — its product is MESLTPRTPSGMTRRQFLQRGAVAGAGLVIGAPAILKAAGNDAPSNVINVGFIGCGKQQEVLFNAMVNIPGLRYAAVCDIMKDRLGGAYGRIRSRFGYDPKRYLDAGEMLEKEKDLDAVIVATPDFWHAPHTIMSLQAGKHVYCEKMMSNTLEGARSMVKAMRETGKLCQIGHQRRSNPRYIYTLKELIRGHKICGRIINANAHWNRAVSSSRDITAPSRILPDKATLLKYGFGREGQDLSLEELQRRFLNWRLYKDLSGGPISDLGAHQIDIFNWFLGGPPKSVIASGGCDYFKDREHFDNVMCIFDYDTPEGGARAFYQVLTTTSAGGGYAESFMGTEGTITISERSAFTKIYREPGSAPSWEPLVQQGWLKKATAPAAPADSSDAIASYASAAPEGFELPGDLNLPPHEPHLANFFAAIRGDAKLNCDAREALESEAPIYWVNPAAERNETILLTEEHLHT
- a CDS encoding DUF1080 domain-containing protein; this translates as MRLRTRLPDVLVAATLATACRAAAPPGTNHSVFQPHPDTSLTANGAWSLHDRNRPWPPRVEPKKGTELADGAIAPEDAKVLFDGSNLDAWIVPHPWIMTNGVIQVRPVNMSLESKEVFGSCRLHLEWKTNPGHPEKTDQDRGNSGVFLMSTYEIQILDTYENKTYADGMAGALYGVKPPDADALKPPGEWQHYDIWFKRPVFNAEGKMLSPACVTVMINGVVVQKNVPFDGPSSHKKRAPYHSHPDALPLVLQNHNETVEFRNIWIQPLPDDDVNSPAGRVGLTKP
- a CDS encoding discoidin domain-containing protein, whose product is MKKTILLALLSASAPFVRAEGTISLKTTIPPEKIEGTPIEVKIPNLKPADTKAPEIQVPAGTELLSKGKPVTASDDFPIIGDLAYVTDGEKDAGEGYFVELANGLQWVQIDLEQEADIQAIWVWHFHSQRRAYHDVVVQISNDPTFASGVTTVFNNDFDNSASLGKGSDAPYIETQYGLLVPVKGVKGRYVRLYTQGNTSNDMNHYIEVEVFGTPAK